GCGGGAAAACGCGTTTCGTGCAACATATGGCCTATGTATTGGGAAGGCCGTTGATTACCGTTGCCTGTCACGAAGATCTGACGGCCTCTGATCTGATTGGCCGCTATTTGTTGAAAGGCGAGGAAACGGTCTGGATTGATGGACCCCTGACGTTAGGAGTCAAACACGGGGCGATCGTGTACCTCGACGAAATTGTCGAAGCCAGAAAAGACACGACCGTGGTGATTCATCCGCTGAGCGATGATCGCCGGTTTCTTCCCCTTGAAAAGAAGGGCCAAGTTTTGGAAGCGGTCGATGATTTTATGTTGGTGATCTCGTACAATCCTGGCTATCAAAGCGTTCTCAAGGAGCTGAAGCAAAGTACCAAGCAACGTTTTGTCGCGATTGAATTTTCGTATCCGCCCAAAGAAATCGAGGTTCGAATCATCCAGCATGAAGCACAGGTTGACAAAGATGTGGCGATGCGTCTCGTAAAACTTGGGGAAAAAGTGAGAAACCTGCGAAGTCACGGACTTGAAGAAGGCGTCAGCACGCGATTGCTCATCTACGCGGGAACGTTGATCCGACGCGGCGTCTCTCCTGACCGGGCGTGCGAGGCGGCGGTCACTCGCCCGATGACGGATGACCAGGATATGCAGCGGAGCATACAAGAACTCGTGAAGGCGATTTTCTAAAAAAGACGAGAGAAGTGTGTAGTTCGCAAATCCTCATGACACGTGTGCATGTAACGTGAGATAACGACGAATGAGGCGAATCCTCAAATCGTTAAAACCATAGAGACAAGTTCAGAAATTTTCATCTGCTCGAGCGTTCGTTTGACATGACCATGGGATACGCACAGGCGCAAGGTGCGTGACGAGGTTTTGCACTGATTATGTGCGACCATAAGAAGCCCTAACGCGGTGCTGTCAATAAAGGGAACCTCTCGCAAATCCACGACAATTTCTTCAGTGTTTTCGTCTTTGGCTTGGCTAAAGGCCGTGAGAAATTCTTGGCGCCACTTTACGTCAAAGCGCCCCCAGAGCTTGAGGATGACACGGTCTTTTTCGATCGTCAGGCTGGCTTCCACAAAACATCACCAATGAACACTCGGCGGGAAGGTCTCTGTTCCATCCGTCCACCAGTGATGTGTAGGTAATTAATTAACTAGGTTGGGTCTGAAGCCCACGTGAGGGCTTGAGAGCTTGTGTGTAATACCGCCTATGGTTATCTGGTGTCAAGATATCATCAAAGTTTTCTCATTCAAGCTGGATTCACATTCTCAGGCTTCTCACGATCGATATTTCCCTGAGTGGCCTATGACTTTAGTCTGCGGCCGCAAATGACCGATAACAGAAGATGTAAAGATAAATGGAAGGATATCGGCAATCGATGCGAAGGAGAGTCCCAGATGACACCACGCATACCTTCAGATCCCATGTACCAGTTACTTCGGGAAGGAAAGGTCGAGGACTTTAACGACCGGCGGGCTTTGGGTGAGAACGTTGATCTTACGAACTGTGATTTTCGGAACGTCGATCTTCGAGGGTTAGACGCAAATGGCCTCGATCTTCGAGGTGCGTATTTTCGGCAAGCCGATCTTCGTGGTGTAGACCTTTCGGAAGCGCAATTAGAAGGCGCTAGCATCAACGGTGCCCATATCTCCGGCACCTATTTCCCCAAGGCCCTGAGTTCCACAGAGATCTTACTCTCTTTTCAACATGGAACGAGGATGCGCTATTCCGCTTAAGAGTATCTTGTCTTCGCGCTTGGTCCGGCTCATGTCGGGCCGCACACAAGTCTAAGACGACAACTGCCAAGCAACCTTTGCAATCCTCCCGCTATAGCCGTTTCAAATAACTTCCATATGGTTCAACCTCGTACTGCGCAGAGTATGTCGTATGTATCGATTGGAACTTATTTGGATTCGCTATAACATAGGCTTTTGAGCCGTTGCCCGCCTCGCACTGCACGATTCACTCGCATTGACACTCCATTGTTTGCCACATACACTCCATCCCTGACCCACTGACGAAAGGACATATGGGATGAGTCACCCCCATAATATCATCGCTATCGTGTATGACTTTGATCATACCCTGAGTCCCCATTATATGCAGGACCATACTATTCTGCGCCATGCGGGCATCGATCCCAAGGAATTCTGGCCGAGTTGTACGGCCTTGATTCAATCGAAGGGCTATGACCAGGAATTAGCCTACATGAAAAAGCTGCTCGAGCATGAGGCCATTCGCGCCCTGTCTAACAAAGATCTGGAGACCATGGGAGCGGAGCTGACGTTTTTCCCGGGGGTGCCTGATTGTTTTGAGGAATTGAATGCGTTGTTTGGCCCCGAAGAGTATGAAGAATTCGGGATACGTTTAGAACACTATGTTGTGAGTTCAGGGCTCAAGGCCATCCTTGACGGAAGTCTTATTGCCAAGCATGTCAAAGCAATCTTTGGCTGTGAGTTTGATGAAGATGACGGACACATTAGTTTTCCCAAGCGGACGATTAGCCACACGCAAAAAACACAATTTTTGTTTCGGGTCAATAAGGGCCTGCTGGACTTGGATCAAGACGTCAATGATCACATGCCCGAAGAAGTGCGACGAGTGCCGTTTCGTCATATGATTTACGTCGGAGATGGGCCAACCGATGTGCCGTGCTTCACGCTCATGAAAAAGAATGGCGGATTTGCCGTGGCCGTGTATAACGCCGAAGATCATTCTCGCCGGTCATTTGAGAAATGTTACCAACTGGCCCATCATGCCGATCGAGTGCATTTCATGGCACCAGCCGATTACCGGGAGGGGAGTCATTTGCGTTTGATATTGGAACAACACATCAAGGAGATTGCGAAGGGCGTGCTCGAAGAACGGCGGCAGGGAGTCGAGAAGTCACGGGTCGCAGCGCCGACTCCATAGGGGCCCCAGAAGAATGGCGCAGGTGCAAACGTTCACGACTCTCATATTGCCCAAGGCCTGTGCATTGTGTGCCGAATTTGGAGTACAATAGAGGTATTGGGTGATGAAACAGTGAGAGAGGCCGGGAGGTGGCGAGATGATGAGGTTTCCGACATATTATTCCAATAACCGTGTGAGGCTTGCCCTTGTTCTTGTGTCGAGTATCCTGGTCGGTCCCGCATTTGCGAAAGATCCGTTTGGCACAGAAGAATCTCCTCAAATATTGATCGAAAAACCGACGGATATAGCCCTAGATCAGGTCAATTGGAAAAAGCCTCAGGGTGTGTTTACGTGGATTGCCATGGCTCGAGGGTACGACACGCCCTGGGCCACTCATGGCAGACCCGGATGGATGACTGATGATGCGATGGTTGAACCCATTGATCCCGGCGTTTCCACGTTCGCACCCGATACTCCTGAGATTTACATCGTCTTTGAGGGGCAACCACTTGATGCACCGGGACAATTTGCCGCTGCCTGGCATTTGCTTGCGGATGGCAAGAAAGTGGGTGACAAACCCCTGGGCAAAGATGTCGTCGAATTAGAGATGAACCAACGGTATGCCTATTTCATCATCACCCCACCCAAAGGAGTCTGGGACCCGGGAAAATATCTTGTAGATATTTACTATGGCAGTCCCGGCCAAGAACTGCATGCCATCAACATTATCGGCACGATGACGTTTACGATTCAGGAGTCATAAGCGATTCCCAGTGAACGCATGCGGAGTTAAAGCTCAACGTCGGAATCCCGGCAATCATCCAACGAACCCATTCCTTTCTTCCCGGCCCTCCTGTGCAATCTCATACGAACGCTTTCTAACGCCTGCCATTGAGGAATAGTCGTTTCTCCAATTTTTTCCTCAGACGACTGAATCTGTCGGAGCGAACCAACCCCCCAAAACGTGAACAGCCCTATATGCGGCGTTTCCTGCCATTCGGGATTCACGGCTGGCCGTTAACGGCGAAGCCGCGGCTTGAGGAATCCCCGGGCCAGCCAACGGTCGAGCAATTGAAGGCGTTTCTTGAGTTGGCTGATTGTCGCCTCGTGAATGGAGGTCCCGGTCGCGTCTTTTAGTGCGGTATTCACTTGCCAGGGGTCGAGCCGTTCTTTGCGGGTCAACTGAGAGACGAGTTGTTTATGATGGTCCCGCAAGCTGGCCTTCTGCTCGAAGAGGCTCAATTCAGGTTCAGGTGGTTTGGGCGAGGTCGGTCCTTCTTCGGGATTGGATTCTTGAGCAGAGCTGTTAGGGCGAAAAAAGGCTTGCTGTGATTCGGGGACTTCAGGATGAGTCAGAAAAAACGTTCCTCCTATCCATTCATCGGCACGCGCTACGCCGTCTAATGGAACGAAGTCGTCATCCTGTCCGGTTCTTTGGCTGGGCGCCGCTAAAGGCTGTGAAACGGGAAAATCCCGTTCCTTCAACGCGTGGGCGCGTTCTTCGGTGATCTGTTTCGCATGCTGCACGATCGTGGGATCTTGAGAGATGTAGAGGTAGGATTTACGATCCTGCCCTCCATGCTCATTGACCCGGACAAAGCGACCAACGACCTGACGAAAATACATTTCCGTTAACACATTGGTGGCATAGACGCCGACTCGCAGCCGAGGGATATCGACGCCTTCGCTCACCATATTGACCGCGACTAACCATCGTTGCCGTCCTCTGGCAAAGCGCTGAATCGTCTTGTGGGCCGTGGGGTCATCGGAAACGGCGACTAGCGCCCGTTCACTCGTGAGTTCTTGAACGAGTGCCGCGATGTCGCGAGCATGTGTCTGGGACATGGCGACAATCAGGCCACCAGCCCGGTCGTGGCCAGCCGAACGCACGGCAGATAGTCGTTCATCGGCATCCTGAATGACTTGACCAAGCCAGCGGTCTTGTAAGAGCGCGGTGCGCAGTCGTTCACGACGCCATGGTTTTTTTATGCCGTCTTTGAACGTGGCTTCAACGGTTTCACCTCGTGACGTCCAAGCCAGTTCCCCTTCATACGATGGAAAGATGACTGGACGGCAGACATGATCCCGAAGGGCTTCAGGGTATCCATATTGAAAGTCAGCGATACTGCGGCGGGCCGAATCGTAACGGACGTAGGGGATGGGATTCTGGTCACTGCGGAATGGTGTCCCTGAAAGGAGGAGCCGTTGAACGGCTGGGTCAAAGGCCACGCGTAAGGCATCACCCCACTCCTTCCCCTCTCCCGCATGGTGGATTTCATCAAAAATGACCAATGTCTTCGATCGAAGGCATTGCGCTCGATAGCGTGTAGGTTCGAGGCAGACTTGTTGGTAGGTGGTGGCTAATCCATGAAAATCGTTGGCCTCGCGATCCTGTTGAGTGGACGAGGTGGGGTCAAGCTGAAGGCCTTCAAGATGAGCGGCCTTGGCCCATTGTCCGCGCAAATGCGTAGTGGGGCAGACGACCACGATTCGATCGGCTCGTCCTTTCGTGAGTGCATCGTGCGCGACATGCAACGCGAGCCGGGTTTTCCCGGCACCGGGCGTGGCGACAGCTAGAAAGTTCGGGGAAGCATGCTGGGAAATGGCCGAAAATGCTTCTTCCTGCCAGGGGCGAAGCGGCGAGGTCCAGGGATCGGGTGGCTGCGGCATCTCAGAAGAGTACGGAAATCTGTCTCAAGTCGAGGAATTAAGGAAAGGCGGTACGATAAAGATTTTGTCGTTTGATTGCAATGCGTAAGTAAAAATACGTTACTTTCAGGCTTTCAAGTGTGCGGATTTGCCAGGGGAGTGCCGAGCGCAAAACGATGAAACCGCACACATCAACAAGGATTGTTTCGTAACTGTTTGATATTGCAGGCTGTTCGGATTGGCACGTCTGTTGCTGAAGTTCAGTCGGGCAACCGCATGTAGTTGCACAACACAATCACGCCAAACTCTATTATGTTTTAGAGGGTGGTTTTGATATGTGATCGGCGGAATTACCGCTGACATGTTCATAGTCCATCCTTAAATTTTGTTTCCTCATAACAATTTGATATTGTTTCCCGTTGGGAGTGGCTGTGTATGACACGCAGTCCACTCGGATAATGGCATACATATGGGTATACGACACGATCATGTCGGTCTCTGTTGTTCTAAGGGATGATTGACGTCTGTGTACTCAAAATTCACAAGGAGGAATTATCGTGAATGTGCCCACACGCGGGGATCCAATGGAAGTATTTCAAGGCATTGAGAATCATCAGTTGTCATGGTTTGGCCGTAGGCCCGATGACAACACGCGAGCAAGGTCTCCACTCAA
The genomic region above belongs to Nitrospirales bacterium and contains:
- a CDS encoding STAS domain-containing protein, with protein sequence MEASLTIEKDRVILKLWGRFDVKWRQEFLTAFSQAKDENTEEIVVDLREVPFIDSTALGLLMVAHNQCKTSSRTLRLCVSHGHVKRTLEQMKISELVSMVLTI
- a CDS encoding CbbQ/NirQ/NorQ/GpvN family protein — protein: MKGQELGIEQYQLVEEPFYEEVNGEKNLLKIAAESKMPVMLKGPTGSGKTRFVQHMAYVLGRPLITVACHEDLTASDLIGRYLLKGEETVWIDGPLTLGVKHGAIVYLDEIVEARKDTTVVIHPLSDDRRFLPLEKKGQVLEAVDDFMLVISYNPGYQSVLKELKQSTKQRFVAIEFSYPPKEIEVRIIQHEAQVDKDVAMRLVKLGEKVRNLRSHGLEEGVSTRLLIYAGTLIRRGVSPDRACEAAVTRPMTDDQDMQRSIQELVKAIF
- a CDS encoding haloacid dehalogenase-like hydrolase, which produces MSHPHNIIAIVYDFDHTLSPHYMQDHTILRHAGIDPKEFWPSCTALIQSKGYDQELAYMKKLLEHEAIRALSNKDLETMGAELTFFPGVPDCFEELNALFGPEEYEEFGIRLEHYVVSSGLKAILDGSLIAKHVKAIFGCEFDEDDGHISFPKRTISHTQKTQFLFRVNKGLLDLDQDVNDHMPEEVRRVPFRHMIYVGDGPTDVPCFTLMKKNGGFAVAVYNAEDHSRRSFEKCYQLAHHADRVHFMAPADYREGSHLRLILEQHIKEIAKGVLEERRQGVEKSRVAAPTP
- a CDS encoding DEAD/DEAH box helicase family protein; this translates as MPQPPDPWTSPLRPWQEEAFSAISQHASPNFLAVATPGAGKTRLALHVAHDALTKGRADRIVVVCPTTHLRGQWAKAAHLEGLQLDPTSSTQQDREANDFHGLATTYQQVCLEPTRYRAQCLRSKTLVIFDEIHHAGEGKEWGDALRVAFDPAVQRLLLSGTPFRSDQNPIPYVRYDSARRSIADFQYGYPEALRDHVCRPVIFPSYEGELAWTSRGETVEATFKDGIKKPWRRERLRTALLQDRWLGQVIQDADERLSAVRSAGHDRAGGLIVAMSQTHARDIAALVQELTSERALVAVSDDPTAHKTIQRFARGRQRWLVAVNMVSEGVDIPRLRVGVYATNVLTEMYFRQVVGRFVRVNEHGGQDRKSYLYISQDPTIVQHAKQITEERAHALKERDFPVSQPLAAPSQRTGQDDDFVPLDGVARADEWIGGTFFLTHPEVPESQQAFFRPNSSAQESNPEEGPTSPKPPEPELSLFEQKASLRDHHKQLVSQLTRKERLDPWQVNTALKDATGTSIHEATISQLKKRLQLLDRWLARGFLKPRLRR
- a CDS encoding pentapeptide repeat-containing protein: MTPRIPSDPMYQLLREGKVEDFNDRRALGENVDLTNCDFRNVDLRGLDANGLDLRGAYFRQADLRGVDLSEAQLEGASINGAHISGTYFPKALSSTEILLSFQHGTRMRYSA